The Flaviramulus sp. BrNp1-15 genome has a window encoding:
- the ccoS gene encoding cbb3-type cytochrome oxidase assembly protein CcoS, whose amino-acid sequence MSVIYILLAISIIVAIGFFIAFIVAVKKGQYDDSYTPSVRMLFEDELVKEKSNKKILTKKD is encoded by the coding sequence ATGAGTGTTATATACATTTTATTAGCAATTAGCATTATTGTGGCCATTGGTTTTTTTATAGCCTTTATTGTGGCCGTAAAAAAAGGACAGTATGATGATAGTTATACGCCTTCCGTTAGAATGTTATTTGAAGACGAACTCGTAAAAGAAAAATCCAATAAGAAAATACTAACCAAAAAAGATTAA
- the ccoN gene encoding cytochrome-c oxidase, cbb3-type subunit I has translation MEIQQFHYDNKIVKNFLYATMLWGVVGMLVGLLLAFLFIFPDMKYLSGVSWLSFGRLRPLHTNAVIFAFVGNAIFAGVYYSTQRLLKARMFSDALSKINFWGWQLIIVGAAITLPLGYTTSKEYAELEWPFDIAIAVIWVVFGWNLIGTILKRRQRHLYVAIWFYLATFVTVAVLHIFNSLELPVSALKSYSVYAGVQDALVQWWYGHNAVAFFLTTPFLGLMYYFVPKAANRPVYSYRLSIVHFWSLIFIYIWAGPHHLLYTALPEWAQNLGVAFSVMLLMPSWGGMINGLLTLRGAWDKVRTDPVLKFMVVAITGYGMATFEGPTLSLKNVNAIAHFTDWIIAHVHVGALAWNGFLTFGMIYFLVPKLFKTKLYSLGLANLHFWIGTLGIIMYALPMYVAGFTQASMWKQFNPDGTLTYGNFLETVTEIMPMYWMRAIGGTLFITGMLIMIYNVIVTIKQGSKVEDDLAEAPALERVTKKRTSGEGWHTWLERRPIQLTILATVAILIGGIVQIVPTIMVKSNIPTIASVQPYSPLELEGRDIYIREGCVGCHSQMIRPFRSEVERYGEYSKAGEYVYDHPFLWGSKRTGPDLHRIGGKYSDNWHFNHMYDPQSTSSGSIMPRYPWLIKNELNKSDIEAKMEAMVALGVPYSEEDIANAQANMLEQGSRIEENLYSDPDFVTAYEADKKYAVENGEEFVEMKNREIVAVIAYLQRLGTDIHVETAQN, from the coding sequence ATGGAAATACAACAATTTCATTACGATAATAAAATCGTTAAAAACTTTCTTTATGCTACCATGCTTTGGGGAGTTGTTGGAATGTTGGTAGGTTTACTGCTAGCTTTCTTATTCATATTCCCAGATATGAAATACTTAAGTGGTGTTTCATGGTTAAGCTTTGGTAGATTACGCCCATTGCATACCAACGCTGTAATTTTTGCTTTTGTAGGTAACGCCATTTTTGCTGGTGTTTACTACTCTACACAGCGTTTACTTAAGGCAAGAATGTTTAGCGATGCCTTAAGTAAAATTAACTTTTGGGGATGGCAACTCATTATAGTTGGTGCAGCCATAACATTACCATTAGGTTATACAACTTCAAAAGAATATGCCGAATTAGAATGGCCTTTTGACATTGCTATTGCAGTTATTTGGGTAGTTTTTGGTTGGAATTTAATTGGTACCATTTTAAAACGAAGACAACGCCATTTATATGTTGCTATTTGGTTTTACTTAGCTACGTTTGTTACGGTTGCTGTACTTCATATTTTTAACAGTTTAGAATTACCTGTTAGTGCATTAAAAAGTTATTCGGTTTATGCTGGTGTACAAGATGCTTTAGTACAATGGTGGTACGGTCACAACGCTGTAGCGTTCTTTTTAACCACACCGTTTTTAGGCTTGATGTACTATTTTGTACCAAAAGCAGCCAATAGACCTGTGTATTCGTACAGGCTTTCTATAGTTCACTTCTGGTCGTTAATATTTATTTACATCTGGGCAGGACCTCATCACCTTTTATATACCGCTTTACCAGAATGGGCACAAAACTTAGGTGTTGCATTCTCAGTAATGTTATTAATGCCATCTTGGGGTGGTATGATAAACGGACTTTTAACACTTCGTGGAGCATGGGATAAAGTTAGAACAGACCCTGTTTTAAAATTTATGGTCGTAGCTATTACAGGTTACGGTATGGCAACTTTTGAAGGTCCTACATTATCATTAAAAAATGTAAACGCTATTGCGCATTTTACCGACTGGATTATTGCCCACGTACACGTTGGTGCTTTAGCATGGAACGGTTTCTTAACCTTTGGTATGATTTATTTCTTGGTTCCAAAATTATTTAAAACCAAATTATATTCTTTAGGATTAGCAAATCTGCATTTCTGGATAGGTACATTAGGTATAATAATGTATGCTTTACCAATGTATGTAGCTGGATTTACCCAAGCTAGTATGTGGAAACAATTTAATCCTGATGGCACCTTAACTTACGGAAATTTTTTAGAAACCGTTACTGAAATCATGCCAATGTACTGGATGCGTGCTATTGGTGGTACCTTATTTATTACTGGTATGTTAATCATGATTTACAATGTTATTGTAACCATAAAACAAGGTAGTAAAGTTGAAGATGATTTAGCTGAAGCTCCTGCTCTAGAACGCGTTACTAAAAAACGTACTTCCGGTGAAGGATGGCACACTTGGTTAGAGCGTAGACCAATACAATTAACCATTTTGGCAACAGTAGCTATTTTAATTGGTGGTATTGTACAAATTGTACCTACCATTATGGTAAAATCAAATATTCCAACTATAGCAAGTGTACAACCTTATTCGCCTCTAGAATTAGAAGGTAGAGATATATACATACGTGAAGGTTGTGTGGGTTGTCATTCACAAATGATACGTCCGTTTAGAAGTGAAGTAGAACGCTATGGTGAATATTCTAAAGCTGGTGAATATGTTTACGATCATCCATTCCTTTGGGGAAGTAAACGTACCGGTCCAGATTTACATAGAATTGGAGGAAAATATTCAGATAATTGGCATTTCAACCACATGTACGACCCACAAAGTACCTCATCTGGTTCTATTATGCCACGTTATCCTTGGTTAATTAAAAATGAGTTAAACAAATCTGATATTGAAGCTAAAATGGAAGCTATGGTAGCCTTGGGTGTTCCGTATTCTGAAGAAGATATTGCAAATGCTCAAGCCAATATGTTAGAACAAGGTAGTAGAATTGAAGAAAATCTATATAGCGACCCAGACTTTGTCACTGCTTATGAAGCAGATAAAAAATATGCTGTCGAAAACGGTGAAGAATTTGTAGAAATGAAAAATCGAGAAATTGTTGCTGTTATAGCTTATTTACAACGTTTAGGTACAGACATTCATGTAGAAACAGCTCAAAATTAA
- a CDS encoding CcoQ/FixQ family Cbb3-type cytochrome c oxidase assembly chaperone — translation MLKFVKNHMESITGVEIYPIISLLIFFIFFVVLFWWVFTAKKDYIKKVSNLPLDNQNNDIL, via the coding sequence ATGTTAAAATTTGTAAAAAATCATATGGAGAGCATTACTGGGGTAGAAATATACCCAATCATTTCTTTGCTCATCTTTTTTATCTTTTTTGTAGTATTATTTTGGTGGGTTTTTACAGCTAAAAAAGACTATATAAAAAAAGTTAGCAACCTTCCTTTAGACAACCAAAACAACGATATATTATGA